One window of the Glycocaulis alkaliphilus genome contains the following:
- a CDS encoding head maturation protease, ClpP-related, with translation MKLPFNRPSAIALPPKPKGLSQQMSLAGVANPVFSLSNENGRAVIRIFEEIGHGGVTAKALAGMLAEAGSLPVTLQVNSPGGEVWEGVAMYNLLREHRQPVRVEVMSVAASAASVLIMAAEDIRIARNARLMIHCAWIIALGNADGLREAADLLEQIDGDLARTYAERSGQGVDPVMAMMKAETWMSADQAVELGFADRLLDREADPEPVPANRATCTPQSKRDLERSLRELGFAKAAATAIAAGGYAALSGTPQDEEWHQLAREIETIRAEILKG, from the coding sequence ATGAAACTCCCCTTCAATCGTCCGTCTGCCATCGCCTTGCCGCCGAAGCCGAAAGGGCTTTCGCAGCAGATGAGCCTTGCCGGTGTCGCCAATCCCGTTTTCTCGCTGAGCAACGAGAACGGCCGGGCCGTGATCCGGATCTTCGAGGAAATCGGCCACGGCGGCGTTACCGCCAAGGCCCTCGCCGGGATGCTGGCGGAGGCCGGAAGCCTGCCCGTCACGCTTCAGGTGAACTCGCCTGGCGGCGAGGTCTGGGAAGGTGTGGCGATGTACAATCTGCTGCGCGAGCACCGTCAGCCCGTGAGGGTCGAAGTGATGAGCGTGGCGGCGTCGGCAGCGTCGGTCCTCATCATGGCGGCGGAAGATATCCGCATCGCCCGCAATGCCCGCCTGATGATCCACTGCGCGTGGATTATCGCCCTGGGCAATGCGGATGGATTGCGGGAGGCGGCGGACCTTCTTGAGCAAATCGACGGGGATCTAGCCCGCACCTACGCCGAACGCTCCGGGCAGGGCGTTGATCCTGTCATGGCGATGATGAAGGCAGAGACGTGGATGAGCGCCGACCAGGCGGTCGAACTCGGCTTTGCTGACCGGCTTCTTGACCGGGAAGCTGACCCGGAGCCGGTCCCGGCAAACCGGGCAACGTGCACGCCTCAGTCAAAGCGTGATCTTGAGCGCTCCCTGCGCGAGCTGGGCTTCGCCAAGGCTGCGGCAACCGCGATTGCGGCGGGCGGATATGCGGCGCTGAGCGGTACTCCACAAGACGAAGAATGGCACCAACTGGCCCGCGAGATCGAGACGATCCGGGCCGAGATCCTGAAAGGTTAG
- a CDS encoding tyrosine-type recombinase/integrase: MVRAQHRLSAKGVEKAGKSGFYPDGGGLYLKIGPTGGKSWVLRYTLRGKARMMGLGPVDLVSLSDARDEAVKARKQLHEGIDPLDARREAQAAQEARLRAILTFRDASKRFISAQTPKWANPKSPAQWTASLRDYAWPHFGDLPVDQIETNHVLKALEPVWNKKRETARRVRGRIENILDWAAAMGQREGPNPARWRGHLRNLLPSDGLKAKAEKRHHAAMAYDDLPAFMEKLKERTGVAALALEFVILTAARSGEVRGARHDEIDLENAVWTIPGERMKAGKTHSVPLTARAVEIVKAMAETMGGEGLIFPSPNRDKAPLSDMTLSAVLRRMGISGRVATVHGFRSTFRDWAGEETAFPRDLIEFSLAHTIRNKAEKAYRRMDALKRRRDLMDAWARFALTPPQVRPGNVIEIGGRNGA; this comes from the coding sequence ATGGTCAGAGCGCAACACAGGCTGAGCGCCAAGGGCGTCGAGAAGGCGGGTAAGTCCGGATTCTATCCGGACGGCGGCGGCCTGTATCTCAAGATCGGCCCGACTGGCGGCAAGAGCTGGGTGCTACGCTACACGCTGCGCGGCAAGGCGCGAATGATGGGGCTGGGTCCGGTGGACCTCGTTTCGCTCTCAGACGCCCGTGATGAGGCCGTGAAAGCGCGAAAGCAGCTCCACGAGGGGATAGACCCTCTTGACGCCCGGCGCGAAGCTCAGGCAGCGCAGGAAGCGCGTTTGCGGGCCATCCTGACCTTTCGCGATGCCAGCAAGCGGTTCATATCTGCCCAGACGCCGAAATGGGCCAATCCAAAAAGCCCGGCGCAATGGACGGCCAGCCTTCGCGACTACGCATGGCCGCACTTTGGTGACCTGCCCGTTGACCAGATCGAGACAAACCACGTTCTCAAGGCGCTAGAACCGGTGTGGAACAAAAAGCGCGAGACGGCCCGGCGGGTGCGTGGCCGGATCGAGAACATTCTTGATTGGGCAGCGGCCATGGGCCAGCGCGAGGGACCGAATCCGGCGCGCTGGAGAGGCCACCTTAGGAACCTGTTGCCTAGCGACGGCCTTAAAGCCAAGGCGGAGAAGCGCCACCACGCTGCGATGGCCTATGATGACCTGCCTGCTTTCATGGAGAAGCTGAAAGAACGCACCGGCGTTGCCGCCCTGGCGCTGGAATTCGTGATCCTGACGGCGGCGCGATCTGGCGAGGTGCGCGGCGCCCGCCATGATGAAATCGACCTTGAGAACGCCGTCTGGACCATTCCCGGCGAGCGGATGAAGGCAGGCAAGACGCACTCGGTTCCCTTAACCGCTCGCGCGGTGGAAATCGTGAAAGCGATGGCCGAAACGATGGGCGGCGAAGGGTTGATATTTCCCAGCCCGAACCGGGACAAGGCGCCCCTGTCTGACATGACGCTGAGCGCCGTTTTGCGGCGCATGGGGATAAGCGGCAGGGTGGCCACTGTTCACGGCTTCCGGAGCACGTTCCGCGACTGGGCAGGCGAGGAGACCGCTTTTCCGCGCGACCTGATAGAATTTTCTCTGGCGCATACCATTCGAAACAAGGCCGAGAAGGCTTACCGGCGCATGGACGCGCTGAAACGCCGCCGCGACCTGATGGACGCATGGGCGCGGTTCGCCCTGACACCGCCACAAGTCCGGCCGGGCAACGTGATCGAGATCGGGGGACGCAATGGAGCATGA
- a CDS encoding helix-turn-helix transcriptional regulator encodes MAFLKRRDVERRVGISTATLYRWIGEGRFPRPVKIGPSCVRWPEAEIETWASERIAERDAEAA; translated from the coding sequence ATGGCTTTTCTGAAACGCCGCGATGTTGAACGCCGCGTCGGTATTTCAACCGCAACCCTCTACCGCTGGATTGGTGAAGGCCGCTTCCCAAGGCCGGTCAAAATCGGGCCTAGCTGCGTGCGCTGGCCAGAGGCGGAGATAGAGACGTGGGCAAGCGAGCGTATCGCTGAACGCGATGCGGAGGCGGCGTGA
- a CDS encoding phage major capsid protein, with the protein MKNALKSTASRFLAVSPVMANGAAAAAGDGPEKALKAIQALASDIKAQKAELDAVKAELDRSFKMSARARIASGGTGTPHAETLKPLAAYITGHAPENSMSVGQDSKGGFTVTPEIDRVIFEFARNGSAMRRLSRTVLMENAGSEFEILFTSKRAEAGGWVGETQERGGTESAGMSKITIPLFETYAEPKVTQRLLDDSSFDIEVFVSDDIQGTLGELEDAAYVNGNGVAKPKGFLTYDTSADIDAERPLGTLQHVLSGNDGAFEAVSTGVLPADRLADMVYSLNAEYRVNASWLMNSKTAGTVRKMKDGEGNYLWQQSTAAGQPSTLLGYPVEIDEHMPDIASGSKAIAFGDFQRGYCIVDRTGLNVLRDAYTLKGWVKFYTTKRTGGGVVDSRAIKVMKFSAA; encoded by the coding sequence ATGAAAAACGCACTCAAATCGACTGCATCCCGCTTTCTGGCGGTTTCGCCGGTAATGGCGAACGGAGCAGCGGCCGCCGCGGGCGATGGCCCGGAAAAGGCGCTCAAGGCCATTCAGGCCCTCGCCTCCGACATCAAGGCACAGAAGGCCGAACTTGATGCAGTGAAGGCCGAACTTGACCGGTCCTTCAAGATGTCTGCCCGTGCCCGGATCGCCTCTGGCGGCACCGGCACACCCCACGCCGAAACGCTCAAGCCGCTGGCGGCTTACATCACCGGCCATGCGCCGGAAAACTCCATGAGCGTCGGGCAGGACAGCAAAGGCGGCTTCACTGTCACGCCAGAGATTGACCGGGTGATCTTTGAATTCGCGCGCAACGGTTCCGCGATGCGCCGGCTGTCTCGCACGGTGCTGATGGAAAACGCGGGCAGCGAGTTTGAAATCCTGTTCACCAGCAAACGCGCCGAGGCCGGGGGCTGGGTCGGTGAAACACAGGAGCGCGGTGGCACGGAAAGCGCGGGCATGTCGAAAATCACCATCCCGCTTTTCGAAACCTATGCCGAGCCGAAGGTCACGCAACGTCTTCTCGACGACTCCTCTTTCGACATCGAGGTGTTTGTCAGTGACGACATTCAGGGCACGCTCGGGGAGCTGGAAGACGCCGCCTATGTCAACGGAAACGGGGTGGCGAAGCCCAAGGGCTTCCTGACCTACGACACAAGCGCGGATATCGATGCCGAACGTCCTCTGGGCACGCTCCAGCATGTCCTTTCTGGCAATGACGGAGCGTTCGAGGCTGTGTCGACCGGCGTTCTGCCTGCCGACCGGTTGGCGGATATGGTCTACAGCCTCAATGCCGAATACCGGGTCAACGCGTCCTGGCTCATGAACTCGAAAACGGCCGGCACTGTCCGCAAAATGAAGGACGGCGAGGGGAACTACCTCTGGCAGCAATCGACTGCGGCGGGCCAGCCTTCGACGCTTCTGGGCTATCCGGTCGAGATCGACGAACACATGCCGGATATCGCATCCGGTTCCAAGGCCATCGCGTTTGGCGATTTCCAGCGCGGCTACTGCATCGTGGACCGCACGGGACTGAACGTTCTCCGCGATGCCTACACCCTTAAAGGCTGGGTGAAGTTCTACACCACCAAGCGCACCGGTGGCGGGGTAGTCGATTCCCGCGCCATCAAGGTGATGAAGTTCAGCGCGGCATAA
- a CDS encoding long-chain fatty acid--CoA ligase, translated as MRGQMMAMPLTIHSLIDHGARYHGDTEIVSVETDGTKTKTNWKGISDRSRQLGSALTKMGLFKGDRVATIAWNNARHLECYFGISCCGMVCHTINPRLFPEQLVYIINHAKDRVIFFDKTFLPIIEGIKEKLTTVDTFVLMSVRDEKAARKIPGLVFYEDFLASGDENADWVDVDENDASSLCYTSGTTGNPKGVLYSHRSTVLHSLGAALPDTLNISAREVMMPVVPMFHVNAWGIPYAAAMVGAKLVLPGPGLDGDSLTRLIDDEGVTVALGVPTIWQGLLASLDKLGSKAETLTRTVVGGSACPPSMIAEFRDKYGTEVVHAWGMTETSPLGTANALLERHAGMTEEEQAKVRESQGRPPYGVELKIVDDEGSTLPEDGAAQGNLRIRGHWVVDSYFGAEPGTTLASDGWFETGDVASIDADGFMTIRDRSKDIIKSGGEWISTVELEGIAVGHPGIVYAAAIAAKHEKWDERPVLVAVKAPGAKVSEKDLIAFFSDKVAKWQIPDTVVFVDELPRNATGKVLKNKLREAYGDVLLA; from the coding sequence ATGCGCGGACAGATGATGGCTATGCCACTGACCATTCATTCACTGATCGACCACGGAGCTCGCTACCACGGCGACACCGAGATTGTGTCGGTGGAAACAGATGGCACAAAGACTAAGACGAACTGGAAAGGTATTTCTGACAGATCCCGGCAGCTCGGCTCGGCGCTGACAAAGATGGGGCTCTTCAAAGGGGATCGCGTGGCGACGATCGCGTGGAACAATGCGCGGCATCTAGAATGCTACTTTGGCATTTCCTGCTGTGGAATGGTATGTCACACGATCAATCCGCGCCTTTTCCCGGAACAGCTTGTCTATATCATCAACCACGCGAAAGATCGGGTCATCTTTTTTGACAAGACGTTCCTGCCGATCATTGAGGGGATCAAGGAGAAGCTGACGACTGTCGATACCTTCGTTCTTATGTCCGTGCGTGATGAAAAAGCAGCAAGAAAAATCCCCGGACTTGTGTTCTACGAGGACTTCCTGGCCTCGGGCGACGAAAACGCCGATTGGGTGGATGTCGATGAGAATGATGCATCCAGCCTTTGCTATACTTCCGGGACTACAGGAAACCCCAAGGGCGTTCTGTATTCGCACCGCTCTACGGTGTTACATTCGTTGGGCGCGGCCCTTCCCGATACGCTGAACATTTCAGCACGCGAAGTGATGATGCCCGTGGTTCCGATGTTCCACGTCAATGCCTGGGGCATCCCATATGCTGCTGCGATGGTCGGCGCAAAGCTGGTCCTGCCTGGTCCGGGACTTGATGGTGACAGCCTTACACGGCTCATCGACGACGAAGGCGTGACGGTCGCGCTTGGTGTTCCTACAATCTGGCAGGGGCTTCTCGCATCGCTCGACAAACTCGGCTCCAAAGCCGAAACCCTCACACGGACAGTGGTCGGTGGGTCGGCTTGTCCCCCGTCGATGATCGCCGAATTCCGCGACAAATATGGCACCGAAGTCGTGCACGCCTGGGGCATGACCGAAACCTCGCCTCTCGGGACCGCGAATGCCTTGCTGGAACGCCATGCAGGCATGACCGAGGAAGAGCAGGCGAAAGTGCGAGAAAGCCAGGGCCGCCCGCCCTATGGCGTGGAACTCAAGATCGTTGACGATGAAGGCAGCACACTTCCCGAGGATGGGGCGGCGCAAGGCAATCTTCGCATTCGCGGCCATTGGGTCGTAGACAGCTATTTTGGTGCGGAGCCAGGCACGACTTTGGCATCCGATGGATGGTTTGAAACCGGCGATGTGGCCTCGATTGATGCCGATGGGTTCATGACGATCCGGGATCGCTCCAAGGACATCATAAAATCTGGCGGCGAATGGATTTCCACCGTCGAACTTGAGGGCATCGCGGTCGGTCATCCCGGTATCGTGTATGCCGCCGCAATCGCGGCAAAACATGAAAAATGGGACGAACGGCCGGTCCTTGTCGCGGTCAAGGCACCAGGAGCAAAAGTGTCAGAGAAGGATTTGATTGCCTTCTTTTCTGACAAAGTCGCCAAATGGCAGATCCCGGATACGGTCGTTTTTGTGGATGAACTTCCACGAAACGCAACCGGTAAGGTGCTGAAGAACAAGCTGCGGGAAGCCTATGGGGACGTGCTTCTGGCATAG
- a CDS encoding aldehyde dehydrogenase family protein, whose protein sequence is MNQVASFPAKTAGADDIRAAFDTQIRAQLARRAVFDRKARIAQLDRLAEAVKRNEDKIIAACAADFRKPAEEVKLTEIFPVLQEIRHTKHHLKSWMRPKRARATLGVFGTKARVRPEAKGVCLIIAPWNYPVNLSLGPLVSAIAAGNSAIIKPSEMTPNAAQVITDIVEEAFTPDLVKVIEGDALVSQELLSLPFDHIFFTGSPAIGKVVMEAAAKSLTSVTLELGGKSPTIVGPNANIKKAARNIVWGKFSNNGQTCIAPDHVYVHRDVSAAFKTALQAEIGRVYGKTPEAQKATPDYCRIVNDRHFDRLRNLIEDARAKGASILQGGQTDAGQNFVAPTLISEVSDDMEITQEELFGPILPIIEYVDLDKVIDKINANPKPLALYIFDKSKDFADQIITRTSSGAVGVNLTVVHFLHPNLPFGGVNNSGIGAAHGEYGFKAFSHEKAVLEEKHSITHMLFPPYTGFVRRLINIVVRVLG, encoded by the coding sequence ATGAATCAGGTTGCCTCATTTCCCGCCAAAACAGCCGGTGCCGATGACATCCGAGCGGCGTTTGACACCCAGATTCGAGCACAACTTGCCCGGCGGGCGGTCTTTGACCGCAAGGCACGTATCGCACAGCTGGACCGCCTGGCAGAGGCCGTCAAACGGAACGAGGACAAAATCATCGCGGCTTGCGCGGCTGATTTTCGCAAACCCGCCGAAGAAGTGAAACTGACCGAGATCTTTCCTGTGCTTCAGGAAATCCGGCACACCAAACACCATCTGAAGTCGTGGATGCGCCCCAAACGGGCGCGCGCCACTTTGGGGGTGTTTGGCACCAAGGCACGGGTTCGCCCCGAGGCCAAGGGTGTATGCCTGATCATCGCGCCCTGGAATTATCCGGTGAATCTTTCGCTCGGGCCGCTGGTTTCGGCAATCGCGGCCGGCAACAGCGCCATTATCAAGCCGTCCGAAATGACACCGAATGCGGCCCAGGTCATCACCGACATCGTGGAAGAGGCGTTCACACCGGATCTGGTCAAGGTCATCGAAGGCGATGCCTTGGTTTCCCAGGAGCTTCTGTCACTGCCCTTCGACCACATATTCTTCACGGGCAGCCCGGCGATCGGCAAGGTCGTGATGGAGGCGGCGGCAAAAAGCCTGACATCGGTCACTCTGGAACTTGGTGGCAAGTCGCCCACTATCGTCGGGCCCAACGCCAATATCAAAAAGGCCGCGCGAAACATCGTCTGGGGCAAGTTCTCAAACAACGGTCAGACCTGTATCGCCCCCGATCATGTGTATGTGCACCGCGATGTATCGGCCGCGTTCAAGACCGCGCTTCAGGCCGAGATCGGTCGGGTCTATGGGAAAACGCCCGAGGCACAAAAAGCAACGCCCGACTATTGCCGGATCGTGAACGATAGGCATTTTGACCGGCTGCGCAACCTGATCGAGGATGCCCGTGCCAAAGGCGCAAGTATCCTTCAGGGCGGTCAGACCGATGCGGGCCAGAACTTCGTTGCCCCGACGCTGATTTCCGAGGTTTCGGATGATATGGAAATCACTCAGGAAGAGCTGTTCGGGCCAATTTTGCCGATCATCGAATATGTTGATCTGGACAAAGTTATCGACAAGATCAACGCAAACCCCAAGCCCCTTGCTCTTTATATCTTCGACAAAAGCAAGGACTTCGCTGACCAGATTATCACGCGCACCTCTTCGGGCGCGGTGGGCGTAAACCTTACTGTTGTGCATTTCCTGCACCCGAACCTGCCATTTGGCGGCGTCAACAACTCCGGCATCGGGGCGGCCCATGGGGAATATGGCTTCAAGGCATTTTCGCATGAAAAAGCTGTGCTGGAGGAAAAGCATTCGATTACGCACATGCTTTTCCCGCCTTACACGGGCTTTGTACGCCGCCTCATAAACATCGTGGTCCGGGTGCTTGGATAA
- a CDS encoding helix-turn-helix domain-containing protein, which yields MADRSSSTNSESRPKGRGGPRMAITPAGAIADVVAKLMTHGDYLVLSAIGTYTDNKGWTYPIRQSRIASVVQMSHDGVNRALARLEWLGWVQVRRPDRSDKPCAYRVRLDVGDEREAGETPAKSFDEFKAERKRTRGAFDIPPASTVLQGEVSPYPIDRAVDRAIDPHTVDGPSITDVDAVTSLSYDKSPDPLLTETGRGGQPDEAGATRGAEPASGNGKAAPLSQQAMAGLSRQPGPASAGGNIAKGLAGRPEGGSDTGDKREAHPLALNGQWRASMDAKIGREARVRDLNRCGVSKDGRVLTCQCPFHARHLAERYGTHLAEFFHAITPEGAPPVPLRGNDGG from the coding sequence ATGGCGGATAGATCGTCCAGCACCAATAGCGAAAGCCGGCCAAAGGGCCGGGGCGGCCCCCGCATGGCGATAACGCCAGCGGGGGCGATTGCCGATGTAGTGGCCAAGCTGATGACGCACGGCGATTACCTGGTGCTGTCGGCCATTGGCACCTACACCGATAACAAGGGCTGGACCTACCCCATACGCCAGTCGCGCATCGCGTCAGTGGTGCAGATGAGCCATGACGGTGTGAACCGCGCGCTCGCTCGGCTGGAGTGGCTGGGATGGGTACAGGTGCGCAGGCCCGATAGAAGCGATAAACCATGCGCTTACAGGGTTCGCCTTGATGTAGGGGATGAACGCGAGGCAGGCGAGACACCTGCCAAATCGTTTGATGAGTTCAAGGCCGAACGCAAGCGCACTCGGGGTGCTTTCGATATTCCGCCAGCATCCACTGTCCTGCAAGGTGAAGTCTCGCCATACCCTATCGACCGTGCAGTCGATAGGGCTATCGACCCTCATACGGTCGATGGGCCATCGATCACTGATGTCGATGCAGTTACGAGTCTTTCTTACGATAAATCCCCTGATCCCCTTTTGACCGAAACGGGGCGGGGCGGGCAGCCGGATGAGGCAGGCGCTACACGCGGCGCCGAGCCTGCCAGCGGAAACGGCAAAGCTGCACCTCTCAGCCAACAGGCGATGGCGGGACTGTCTCGCCAGCCCGGACCGGCCAGTGCTGGCGGAAACATCGCAAAGGGCTTGGCAGGAAGGCCAGAGGGCGGGAGCGATACGGGCGACAAGCGGGAAGCGCATCCGCTTGCCCTCAACGGTCAGTGGCGCGCGTCAATGGACGCCAAAATCGGGCGCGAGGCGCGAGTGCGTGACCTCAACCGTTGCGGCGTTTCCAAGGATGGCAGGGTGCTGACCTGCCAGTGCCCATTCCATGCCCGCCACCTGGCCGAACGATACGGCACGCACCTGGCTGAGTTCTTCCACGCAATCACCCCGGAGGGCGCGCCGCCGGTCCCACTGCGGGGCAATGACGGTGGGTAG
- a CDS encoding OmpW/AlkL family protein — MKQSNVKSKGPFASKFVLITMIGGFSSFSVANAEPLYSKGDWLFGLNAAKVFTNETLDSISAGGAPIPGAGVNITDDTTLSFDVSYFLNSSVALNFFGGLPASANLAGSGSLAGLPVGETEYGPAVLSLQYHFSTNSSVSPYVGAGIARILFLEEQGDALADFDLKDAWAPAVQVGMRYQMSDNWFANADIRYTPFETDISGTLGGAPVRGKISVDPTILNIGIAYRF; from the coding sequence ATGAAACAATCTAATGTAAAATCCAAGGGGCCTTTTGCCTCGAAGTTTGTGTTAATCACGATGATCGGTGGCTTTTCGTCGTTCAGCGTCGCAAATGCGGAACCGCTTTACTCCAAGGGCGACTGGCTTTTTGGCCTGAATGCGGCGAAAGTATTCACGAACGAAACGTTGGATTCAATCAGCGCGGGCGGTGCGCCAATACCCGGGGCTGGTGTCAATATCACCGATGACACCACGCTGAGTTTCGACGTTTCCTATTTTTTGAATTCATCTGTAGCGTTGAACTTCTTTGGTGGTTTGCCTGCCAGCGCTAATCTTGCAGGGAGCGGCAGTTTGGCAGGACTGCCTGTTGGAGAGACGGAATATGGCCCTGCTGTTTTGTCGCTTCAATATCACTTTTCGACTAATTCATCCGTTAGCCCTTATGTTGGTGCCGGTATCGCTCGAATCTTGTTTCTGGAAGAACAAGGGGATGCACTCGCGGACTTCGACTTGAAAGACGCCTGGGCGCCCGCTGTCCAAGTTGGAATGCGCTATCAAATGAGCGATAATTGGTTTGCCAATGCCGATATACGTTACACGCCATTCGAAACAGATATCTCTGGGACACTCGGCGGGGCGCCAGTCAGAGGCAAGATTTCGGTGGACCCAACAATTCTCAATATCGGTATTGCCTACCGGTTTTAA
- a CDS encoding GMC family oxidoreductase has translation MYDYIIVGAGSAGCVLANRLSANPAKRVALIEAGPKDKNPLIHMPVGIALLANSKKLNWAFDTEPQEHLNGRRLFWPRGKTLGGSSSINAMVYIRGHKADYDYWASEAGTDVWGWDRMTDLFKRIEDNHRFGASDSHGKGGELSVSELKTVNPLSRDFVQAGRELQIPHNGDFNSGSQEGLGMYQVTQKDGRRWSSAQAFLRGAESRSNLEVITDARVTRVVMEEKSATGVTLRQGGEYRQLRLNAGGEVILSGGAVNSPQLLLLSGIGDAQEIKRHGLAVVHDLPEVGKNMADHLDVTIMHAASSRRPIGVAPSFLPRGIGGLFSYIFRRKGFLTSNVAESGGFIKSSPDRDRPNVQFHFLPTYLKDHGRKIAFGYGYTLHICDLLPKSRGYIGLKSPDPMDDPLIQPNYLGDPEDMKTMIAAFKAGRRILEAPAMSAHSKYEVHPGKSVQTDDEIAAFIRESAETIYHPVGTCRMGADEASVVDPELKVRGVSGLRVVDASIMPSLVAGNTNAPTMVIAENAAEIILGQVRIFDRSRSVA, from the coding sequence ATGTACGACTATATCATCGTCGGCGCCGGATCCGCCGGTTGCGTTCTGGCCAACCGGTTGTCTGCAAACCCGGCAAAACGCGTCGCGCTTATCGAAGCGGGCCCAAAGGATAAGAACCCCCTGATTCACATGCCAGTGGGGATCGCATTGTTGGCCAATAGCAAAAAGCTGAACTGGGCATTCGATACCGAACCACAAGAACATTTGAATGGCCGTAGACTGTTCTGGCCTCGTGGCAAAACACTGGGCGGGTCGTCGTCCATCAACGCCATGGTCTATATCCGCGGGCACAAGGCCGATTACGACTACTGGGCGTCCGAGGCAGGCACGGATGTCTGGGGCTGGGACCGCATGACAGACCTGTTCAAGCGGATCGAAGACAACCATCGGTTCGGAGCATCCGATAGTCATGGTAAGGGCGGCGAGCTTTCCGTGAGCGAGCTGAAAACCGTGAACCCTTTGAGCCGCGATTTCGTACAGGCTGGGCGTGAATTGCAGATTCCTCACAACGGCGATTTTAATAGCGGTTCGCAAGAGGGGCTGGGCATGTACCAGGTCACGCAAAAGGACGGAAGGCGCTGGAGTTCGGCGCAAGCCTTTCTGCGGGGGGCTGAGTCCCGTTCCAATCTTGAAGTCATCACCGACGCCCGTGTGACCCGCGTCGTCATGGAAGAAAAGTCCGCAACGGGTGTCACCTTGCGGCAGGGCGGCGAATATCGCCAACTGCGTCTCAATGCCGGCGGCGAGGTGATCCTGTCTGGCGGGGCCGTGAATTCGCCTCAACTTCTCCTTCTGTCAGGTATCGGGGATGCCCAAGAAATTAAACGGCATGGTCTAGCCGTCGTTCACGACCTTCCCGAGGTGGGCAAGAACATGGCCGACCACCTCGATGTAACGATTATGCATGCTGCTAGCTCACGGCGCCCGATCGGTGTCGCGCCCAGCTTTCTGCCGCGTGGCATTGGTGGTTTGTTTTCCTACATCTTCAGACGTAAAGGGTTTCTCACGTCAAATGTTGCGGAAAGCGGTGGGTTCATTAAGTCGTCCCCTGACCGCGATAGGCCGAATGTTCAGTTTCACTTCCTGCCCACATATCTGAAAGATCATGGCCGCAAGATCGCTTTTGGTTATGGCTATACGCTTCACATCTGCGATCTTTTGCCAAAGAGCCGCGGCTATATTGGCCTCAAAAGCCCGGATCCGATGGACGATCCTCTGATTCAGCCGAATTATCTTGGGGATCCGGAAGATATGAAAACGATGATTGCGGCCTTTAAAGCCGGGCGCAGGATCCTCGAAGCTCCGGCAATGTCTGCGCACAGCAAATACGAAGTGCACCCCGGCAAATCCGTACAGACCGACGATGAGATTGCGGCATTCATTCGGGAAAGCGCAGAAACAATCTATCACCCGGTTGGCACATGCCGAATGGGTGCGGACGAGGCTTCAGTTGTAGATCCGGAACTAAAAGTTCGCGGTGTATCTGGGCTGCGAGTGGTGGACGCATCCATCATGCCAAGCCTTGTCGCCGGCAACACAAACGCCCCGACCATGGTCATCGCTGAGAATGCGGCCGAGATCATTCTGGGGCAGGTGCGTATTTTTGACAGGAGTCGTTCAGTTGCCTGA